A section of the Streptomyces sp. V3I8 genome encodes:
- a CDS encoding MMPL family transporter — protein sequence MASRLYTWGQWAVRRRGRVLAVWLLLLAVVGGLGVTLHGKVSTEFSVPGIESQKAQDLLEEKFPTAAGGVARVVFAAPEDGGLGEPGAEAALTASLRKAAGVPGVVNVSDPAEAGTVAESGRIGYADVLFRQSADNVPETSKDALTQAMERARDAGLEVEFGGSAMQPKTEVGGPAEIVGVVIAFAVLAFALGSLIAAGLPLLTAVVGVAIGVLGVQFVSRFIEMTSTATVLALMIGLAVGIDYALFILSRHREQLADPDTDVEDSIARAVATAGGAVVFAGATVIIALSALAVTGIPFLTVMGLAAAATVLLAVLIAVNLVPAVLGMLGERLRPRPRGSERAAGSWALGWARIVTGKPLIVLLVGVVGLLALALPARDLRLGLPGYASQPADSTQHKSYDLLSEGFGPGFNATVTAVVDTSGIPAADRTDTLTRLRTDLSRDRGVAAAARPVPNPDGSLAVISVVPRTGPDARATTDLVHRLRDNAPAVDKAGGTLYIAGATPAAIDIAGKLSGALPLFIALIVILALILLMVAFRSLLVPVKAALGFLLSVAASLGATVWVFQQGHLNGVLDIPSAGPVTSFLPVLLIGVLFGLAMDYEVFLVSRMREHYEHTGDAAEAVVHGVARSGRVVSAAALIMVAVFGGFVFNHDPIIKSIGFALAFGVFIDAFVVRMTLVPAAMALIGRRAWGLPGWLDRVTPDVDIEGAKLPAPVPAGQEDEYREAVGARGSR from the coding sequence ATGGCGTCACGCCTGTACACCTGGGGACAATGGGCGGTGCGCCGCCGCGGCAGGGTCCTGGCCGTATGGCTCCTGCTGCTCGCCGTGGTCGGGGGACTCGGCGTCACCCTGCACGGCAAGGTGAGCACGGAGTTCTCGGTGCCGGGGATCGAGTCCCAGAAGGCCCAGGACCTGCTGGAGGAGAAGTTCCCGACCGCCGCCGGCGGAGTCGCCCGGGTCGTGTTCGCCGCCCCCGAGGACGGCGGGCTCGGCGAGCCCGGCGCCGAAGCGGCCCTCACCGCCAGCCTGAGGAAGGCGGCCGGGGTGCCCGGCGTCGTAAACGTCTCCGACCCGGCCGAAGCGGGGACCGTCGCGGAATCGGGCCGCATAGGCTACGCGGACGTCCTGTTCCGCCAGTCCGCCGACAACGTGCCCGAGACGTCCAAGGACGCCCTGACGCAAGCGATGGAGCGGGCCCGGGACGCCGGTCTCGAGGTCGAGTTCGGCGGCTCGGCGATGCAGCCGAAGACCGAGGTCGGCGGTCCGGCCGAGATCGTGGGCGTCGTGATCGCCTTCGCCGTCCTGGCCTTCGCCCTGGGCTCCCTGATCGCGGCCGGACTCCCGCTGCTCACCGCCGTCGTCGGCGTGGCGATCGGGGTGCTGGGCGTCCAGTTCGTCTCCCGCTTCATCGAGATGACCAGCACCGCCACCGTCCTCGCCCTCATGATCGGCCTGGCGGTGGGCATCGACTACGCCCTGTTCATCCTCTCCCGCCACCGCGAACAGCTCGCCGATCCGGACACGGACGTCGAGGACTCCATCGCGCGGGCCGTCGCCACCGCGGGCGGCGCCGTCGTCTTCGCCGGCGCCACCGTGATCATCGCGCTGTCGGCCCTGGCGGTCACCGGCATCCCGTTCCTCACCGTCATGGGGCTGGCCGCCGCCGCGACCGTCCTGCTCGCCGTCCTCATCGCCGTCAACCTGGTGCCCGCCGTGCTCGGGATGCTCGGCGAGCGGCTGCGCCCGCGCCCCCGCGGCTCGGAACGCGCCGCCGGCTCCTGGGCGCTCGGCTGGGCCCGCATCGTCACCGGCAAGCCCCTGATCGTCCTCCTGGTGGGCGTCGTCGGCCTGCTCGCGCTCGCCCTGCCCGCCCGCGACCTGCGCCTCGGACTGCCCGGCTACGCGTCCCAGCCCGCCGACAGCACCCAGCACAAGAGCTACGACCTGCTCAGCGAGGGCTTCGGCCCCGGCTTCAACGCGACCGTCACCGCCGTCGTCGACACCAGCGGGATCCCGGCCGCGGACCGGACCGACACGCTGACCCGGTTGCGTACGGACCTGTCCCGCGACCGGGGCGTGGCGGCCGCCGCCCGGCCCGTGCCCAACCCGGACGGCAGCCTGGCCGTCATCTCGGTCGTCCCGCGGACCGGCCCGGACGCCCGGGCCACCACCGACCTGGTGCACCGGCTGCGGGACAACGCCCCGGCCGTCGACAAGGCGGGCGGCACCCTCTACATCGCCGGCGCCACCCCCGCGGCCATCGACATAGCGGGCAAACTGTCCGGCGCCCTGCCCCTGTTCATCGCCCTCATCGTGATCCTCGCGCTGATCCTGCTGATGGTCGCCTTCCGGTCCCTGCTGGTCCCGGTGAAGGCCGCCCTCGGGTTCCTGCTGTCGGTCGCCGCGTCCCTCGGCGCCACCGTCTGGGTCTTCCAGCAGGGCCACCTCAACGGCGTCCTGGACATCCCGTCCGCCGGTCCCGTCACCAGCTTCCTCCCGGTGCTCCTCATCGGAGTCCTCTTCGGGCTGGCCATGGACTACGAGGTCTTCCTCGTCAGCCGTATGCGCGAGCACTACGAGCACACGGGGGACGCGGCCGAGGCCGTCGTCCACGGGGTGGCGCGCAGCGGCCGGGTGGTCAGCGCCGCCGCACTGATCATGGTGGCGGTCTTCGGCGGCTTCGTCTTCAACCACGACCCGATCATCAAGTCCATCGGCTTCGCGCTGGCGTTCGGCGTCTTCATCGACGCGTTCGTCGTCCGGATGACCCTCGTGCCGGCCGCCATGGCCCTCATCGGCCGCCGTGCCTGGGGACTGCCGGGCTGGCTCGACCGCGTCACCCCCGACGTGGACATCGAGGGCGCCAAGCTCCCGGCACCTGTCCCGGCCGGGCAGGAGGACGAGTACCGGGAGGCGGTCGGCGCCCGCGGTTCCCGCTAG
- a CDS encoding GntR family transcriptional regulator: MARSTTHDDPQPLYARIASELLGALRDGTIAPGERLPGERRLAARFGASRETVRQALDILRRDGLVSTDRRGTHAELPGPPAGQLPSLGFPLGAQTARSFAVDRATVNWETPPPEHAAALGLAPWRPTLVHRYESAAPDGHGRRTAVTSFSAVALSEVEELARYRDRADGSSSAQLRRVYDWMRRAGLTLHHRDSITGPGDAASVRVRRRVHDQYARPLEITDLVVNAQQDALVYEFTLPAVDATAGPR; encoded by the coding sequence ATGGCCCGCAGCACCACGCACGACGACCCACAGCCGCTCTACGCGCGCATCGCCTCGGAGCTCCTCGGGGCGCTGCGCGACGGAACCATCGCGCCCGGCGAACGGCTGCCGGGCGAGAGACGGCTGGCGGCCCGCTTCGGCGCCAGCCGGGAGACGGTCCGCCAGGCGCTGGACATCCTGCGCCGGGACGGTCTGGTCTCCACCGACCGGCGCGGCACCCATGCGGAGCTGCCCGGCCCGCCGGCCGGGCAGCTGCCGTCGCTCGGCTTCCCGCTCGGCGCCCAGACGGCCCGGTCCTTCGCCGTGGACCGCGCCACGGTGAACTGGGAGACCCCGCCGCCGGAGCACGCGGCGGCCCTCGGACTGGCTCCGTGGCGGCCGACGCTGGTGCACCGCTACGAGTCCGCCGCACCGGACGGGCACGGGCGGCGGACGGCCGTGACCTCGTTCTCGGCCGTCGCCCTGTCCGAGGTGGAGGAACTCGCCCGCTACCGCGACCGCGCGGACGGCAGCTCGTCGGCCCAGCTGCGGCGCGTGTACGACTGGATGCGCCGGGCGGGGCTGACCCTGCACCACCGCGACTCCATCACCGGGCCCGGTGACGCGGCCTCGGTCCGGGTGCGGCGGCGGGTGCACGATCAGTACGCCCGCCCCCTGGAGATCACCGACCTGGTGGTGAACGCCCAGCAGGACGCGTTGGTCTACGAGTTCACCCTGCCGGCGGTCGACGCGACCGCCGGCCCCCGGTGA
- a CDS encoding serine hydrolase, producing the protein MSEVHGRCEARFSAVRDAFEENFRERGELGAAVSVTVGGKSVVDLWGGWADAGTRPWQRDTLVNVWSTSKGPTALCAHILADRGLLDLDAPVAVYWPEFAAAGKEGVLVRHLLSHRAGLAGLREPHSLEQLYDWELTTKRLAATEPWWEPGTVSGYHALTFGFLVGEVVRRVSGLLPGAFLRREVTGPLGIDFTLGLPREDYGRAAELVHPQTVGPGEQAAAFGRMPPVAVAALTNPQTGVAAAGTAAWRSAEIPAANGHGTARAVAALYGIFAGRGRYGTHRILSPEAAERVRTGQGACRDLVLGAGFARDTEIALGLWLGGANHSYGPNPRAFGHDGFGGSCGLADPEAGVSLGYVMNRMGPRIADDPRKTALVDAVYRALRGDGPSRPGRGGARAGSGLMSADPPEPTSRVV; encoded by the coding sequence ATGTCCGAGGTACACGGTCGGTGCGAGGCACGCTTCTCGGCGGTGCGCGACGCGTTCGAGGAGAACTTCAGGGAGCGCGGTGAGCTGGGCGCGGCCGTGAGTGTCACGGTGGGCGGCAAGAGCGTGGTGGACCTGTGGGGCGGGTGGGCGGACGCCGGCACCCGGCCGTGGCAGCGGGACACGCTCGTCAACGTGTGGTCCACCTCCAAGGGGCCGACGGCCCTGTGCGCGCACATCCTCGCCGACCGCGGGCTGCTCGACCTGGACGCGCCGGTGGCCGTCTACTGGCCGGAGTTCGCGGCCGCCGGCAAGGAGGGCGTGCTCGTACGGCATCTGCTGTCGCACCGGGCCGGGCTGGCCGGGCTGCGCGAGCCGCACTCGCTGGAGCAGCTCTACGACTGGGAACTCACCACGAAGCGGCTCGCGGCGACGGAACCCTGGTGGGAGCCGGGGACGGTGTCGGGCTACCACGCGCTGACGTTCGGTTTCCTGGTCGGGGAAGTGGTGCGCCGGGTCTCGGGGCTGCTGCCCGGCGCGTTCCTGCGGCGGGAGGTGACCGGGCCGCTCGGCATCGACTTCACCCTCGGACTGCCGCGGGAGGACTACGGGCGCGCGGCCGAGCTGGTGCATCCGCAGACCGTCGGTCCCGGCGAACAGGCGGCCGCGTTCGGCCGGATGCCGCCGGTGGCGGTGGCCGCGCTCACTAATCCGCAGACGGGCGTCGCCGCCGCCGGCACGGCGGCGTGGCGGTCCGCCGAGATCCCGGCGGCCAACGGGCACGGCACGGCACGGGCGGTCGCCGCGCTGTACGGGATCTTCGCCGGCCGGGGCAGGTACGGGACGCACCGGATCCTGTCCCCGGAGGCGGCCGAGCGGGTCCGTACGGGACAGGGCGCCTGTCGTGACCTGGTGCTGGGCGCCGGCTTCGCGAGGGACACGGAGATCGCCCTGGGCCTCTGGCTCGGTGGCGCGAACCACTCCTACGGCCCCAACCCACGGGCTTTCGGACACGACGGCTTCGGAGGTTCCTGCGGTCTGGCCGACCCGGAGGCGGGCGTCTCCCTGGGGTACGTCATGAACCGTATGGGGCCGCGCATCGCCGACGACCCACGGAAAACGGCGCTCGTCGACGCCGTCTACCGGGCGCTTCGAGGGGACGGTCCGAGCCGGCCCGGGCGCGGGGGCGCACGGGCTGGATCCGGCCTGATGTCGGCCGACCCGCCGGAACCCACTTCCCGTGTGGTTTAG
- a CDS encoding acetylxylan esterase: MALFDLPLDQLREYRSVSVEPEDFDAFWAKTLQEARGYGLDARFEPVETRLRTVTVHDVTFAGFGGHPVKGWLTVPAGANAPLPAVVEFIGYGGGRGLAHTHLLWASAGFAHFVMDTRGQGGAWGGGGDTPDPVGSVPAYPGFMTRGIDAPENYYYRRVFTDGVRAVEAARSHPLVDASRTAVVGTSQGGGISIAVGGLVPDLVAVAPDVPFLCDYPRATRLTDRDPYREIGNYLKTHRGRTEGVLRTLSYFDGVHFAARGRAPALFSAALEDQTCPPSTVFAAFNAWGHEDKAIEVYDFNDHEGGGPYQEAVKLTWLPAYV; the protein is encoded by the coding sequence ATGGCCTTGTTCGACCTTCCCCTCGATCAGCTGCGGGAGTACCGCAGCGTGTCCGTCGAGCCCGAGGACTTCGACGCGTTCTGGGCGAAGACGCTGCAGGAGGCGCGCGGGTACGGTCTGGACGCGCGTTTCGAGCCGGTGGAGACCCGTCTGCGGACCGTCACGGTGCACGACGTCACGTTCGCCGGGTTCGGCGGGCATCCGGTGAAGGGCTGGCTGACCGTGCCCGCCGGGGCGAACGCCCCGCTGCCGGCGGTCGTGGAGTTCATCGGGTACGGCGGCGGGCGCGGCCTCGCGCACACGCACCTGCTGTGGGCGTCGGCCGGCTTCGCGCACTTCGTGATGGACACCCGGGGCCAGGGCGGCGCGTGGGGCGGCGGCGGTGACACGCCCGACCCGGTGGGCAGCGTGCCCGCCTATCCCGGGTTCATGACGCGGGGCATCGACGCCCCCGAGAACTACTACTACCGCCGGGTGTTCACGGACGGGGTGCGGGCCGTGGAGGCGGCCCGGTCCCATCCCCTCGTCGACGCCTCGCGCACCGCCGTCGTCGGGACGAGCCAGGGCGGCGGCATCTCGATCGCGGTGGGCGGCCTGGTGCCGGATCTCGTGGCGGTCGCGCCGGACGTGCCGTTCCTCTGCGACTATCCGCGCGCCACCCGGCTCACCGACCGGGACCCGTACCGGGAGATCGGCAACTACCTGAAGACGCACCGGGGGCGTACCGAGGGGGTGCTGCGCACGCTGTCGTACTTCGACGGGGTGCACTTCGCCGCGCGGGGACGGGCGCCGGCGCTGTTCTCGGCGGCGCTGGAGGACCAGACGTGTCCGCCGTCCACGGTGTTCGCCGCGTTCAACGCGTGGGGGCACGAGGACAAGGCGATCGAGGTGTACGACTTCAACGACCACGAGGGGGGCGGACCGTACCAGGAGGCGGTCAAGCTGACCTGGCTGCCGGCGTACGTCTGA